The genomic window GGCGGGACGGCGCGCACGCGCTCGCTGGTCATCGTCATCGAAATGGCGCTCGCCATGGTGCTGCTCGTCGGCGCGGGCCTGCTCATCCGCAGCTTCGAGCGGCTCACGCACGTCGATCCCGGATTCCGGGCGGACCAGCTGTACGTCTTCGACATCGCGCTTACCGGCAAACGGTACGATGATTCGCCGCCGACCATCGCGTACACGAGGGACGTGCTGCAACGTCTCGCCGCGCTGCCGGGCACCGAGCAGGTTGCGGTCGCCGCGGGCCGTCCGTTAGACCCGGATCCCACCTACAGCGTGTCGACGTCGTTCACGCTCGATGGCGAACCGAAACCCGAGCCGGGCCGCGAACCGGAGTCCGCGGTCATCCCCGTTTCGCCGAGCTATTTTCGCACGGTCGGCCTGGGTCTCGTGCGCGGGCGCGTGTTCACCGAACCGGAGAACCGATTGGACGCGCCGCCGGTGGTGGTGGTGAACGAGGCGCTGGCCAAGCGGTACTTCCCGGGGCAGGATCCGATCGGCAAGCACATCACGTTCGGGGTCTCGTACACCCCGCGGTCGAACGACACGACGACGGTCACGGTGCGCGGCGAGATTGTGGGCATCGTGCACGACGCGAAGCAGGAATCGCTCGCCGAAACGCCGGCGCCGGCGACGTACGTGCCGTACAACACGTTTCCGTTAGGCGTGACGTTTCTGGTGCGGAGCCACGCGCCGAAGGCCGCCGTCGAAGCCGCGATCGCGGCCCAGGTGCGCGCGGTGGATCCCAACGTGGCGATGTACGAGCTGGGCAGCATGAGCGACGCGATGGCGGCCTCGACGTCGCAACCATTGTTCTACACCGTGCTCCTCGGCGCCTTCGCGCTTTTGGCCCTGCTGCTGGCGACGCTCGGCATCTACGGCGTGATCGCGTTCCTCGTCACGGAGCGCACGCGCGAGCTGGGCATCCGGATCGCGTTAGGCGCGACGTCGGCGGCGATCGAGCGGCTCGTGGTCTCGCGCGGCCTGCTGCTCACGCTCGGCGGCATCGCGTTCGGACTGCTGGGCGCCATCGGCGCGACGCGCGGCATCCGGTCGCTGCTCTACGACGTCACGCCGCTCGACGTCCCGACGTTCGCCGCCGTCGCCGTGGTCCTCGGCGCGGTCGCCGCCGCGGCGTCGTGGATTCCGGCGCGGCGCGCGTCGCGCATCGATCCGGCGATCGCGATGAAAGCCGAGTGAGCGCGCCCGCTGCGTTCAGGCGGTCCGCGTCACGCCATCGATCGTGACGCGGTGCGAGACCAGCGGCAGCGGGTGATCGGCCTCGTCCGCGATCCCGATGGCCGTGCGCAGCGCGGCGCGGCCGACCTCGATGCCCGCGTCGTCGCGGGCGAAAATCGTCGCGATCGGCTCCCCGCGCTCCACCCAGTCGCCCGGTTTGGCGGTGATCACGAAGCCGACACCCGGGTCGAGCGGATCGTCCGGGCGCTCGCGGCCGCCGCCTAACGCAATCAGCGCGCGGCCGATGGGCCGCGGGTCCACGCGCGCGACGAAGCCGCGGCGCGACGCCTCGAACAGCTCGCAGGCGCCGGCCTGCGGCAGCACGGCCGGGTCGTCCACCACGCCCGGGTTGCCGCCCTGCGCCTCGATGACCTCCTGCAGCCGGCGCGCCGCCTCACCCGACGAGATCGCGCGCTCCATGCGCCGGCGTGCGTCGTCGCCATCGGCGGCCACGCCGCCCAGCTGCAGCATCTCGGCGCCTAACGCAAAGGTCACGGCCATCAGGTCCGACGGACCGTCGCCCTGCAGCGCGTGGATTGCTTCCTCCATCTCCAGGGCGTTGCCCACCGCGCGCCCCAACGGACGGTCCATGGCCGTGAGCAGCGCCACCACCGTGCAGCCGCGGCTCTCGCCTAACGAAACCATCGTCCCGGCCAGCTCGAGCGCCGCGTCCAGATCCGGCACCAGCGACCCCGACCCGCGCGTGATGTCGAGCACCAGCCCCGTCAGATCCTCCGCCAGCTTCTTGCTCATGATGCTCGACGCGATGAGCGGTACCGACTCGGACGTCGCCGTTGCGTTGCGCAGCGCGTACATCCCGCGGTCCGCCGGCACCACCTCCGCCGACTGGCCCATCATCACGCACCCGATTCGCTCCAGCTGCGCGCGCGCGTCCGCAAGCGCGATGTCCGTCCGCATGCCCGGGATCGATTCCAGCTTATCGAGGGTTCCTCCAGTATGCCCGAGCCCGCGACCCGTCATCATCGGCACCGCCACGCCCAACGACGATACCAGCGGCGCAAGGATGAGCGAGGTTTTGTCGCCCACGCCGCCCGTCGAGTGCTTGTCCACGCGCGCGGCGGCAAGATGTGCCAGCGAGAGTTGGGCGCCGCTTCGCCGCATGGCATCGGTCAGTGCAGCCGTTTCAGTGCGGTCGAGACCGTGCACGTACACGGCCATCAGCATCGCCGCCATCTGATAGTCGGGGACGTCGCCCGCCACATATGACCGGATCAACGCACTCCATTCCGACGGCTCGAGACGGCCGCCGTCTCGTTTCCGCTCGATGAGCCGTGTGACGAGCATTGACCGGGGTTGGGGGTATTTCTACGTTGTCGCCGGCGCGAAGCGCTGCGACCTGATGCGCTTTCACCGTCCAAATGTCGGAGCTTTCATGTACATCCGCTACCTCATCGCCGCGGCGGCGTTCACACTCGTTGCCGGCTCCGCTCACGCGCAGTCCGCGGCTGTCCACATTGCCGAAGGCGACAGCGCCGACGCCGCGCTGCAGCCGTCGACCGCGCTCGAGCACTACGAAGCGGCGCTGTCCGCCGACTCGACCAACTACGAGGCGCTCTGGAAGGCGTCACGCGAAGCCGTTGACCTCGGCGAATTCGAGCCCGACAAGAACAAACGAAAGGACTATTTCGCAGAAGGCGAACGCTTCGCGCGCCGCGCCGTAGCGGCGGATTCGACCAACGCCGAGGGTCACTTCGCGCTCGCGCGAGCGCTGGGACGCGTCGCGCTCACGTTGGGCGCGCACGACCGCGTGAAGTACGGAAAGGAAGTTCGCAATCAAGCGCTCGATGCGCTCAAGTACGACTCGCTCCACGCCGGCGCCCTGCACGTGCTCGGCCGCTGGAACGCGGAAATCATGCGTTTGAGCGGCTTCTCGCGCTTCTTCGCCAAGACCTTCCTCGGCGGCGGCGTGTTCGATCAGGCGAGCTGGGACTCGGCGGTCTACTACATGGAGAAGTCAGTCGCCGTCGATCCCAAGCGCATCGTCCACCGACTGGACCTGGCCGAGATCTACCGCGATCGGGACAAGCCCGGCGATCGGGAGAAGGCACGCGAGCAGTTTCAGGCAGTGATCGACGGCCCGATCACTGAATACAACGACAAGTTCTACAAGAAACAGGCAGCAGAGGAACTCGCCAAGCTCCACTGACCGGTCTCGAAGACGCGCAGAATCCGGCGCCGCAGACTTGCGGCGCCGGCCGTCTCACGAGAGGTTCAGACTCTGCCGCAGTTTCTTTTCGCCCTTCCGCGCGCTCCTCCGAATGTCATCCCGCAGGTCTTCTACACGGTCGGACACGTGCTCGCCGAGCCGCCGCGCGCGACGGCGAAGAAATCGGCGTGTTTCGTCGCCGGCGCGCGGCGCCATCAAGAGCGCGCAGCCCGCGCCCAGCACCAGACCAAGCATGAGGCCGCCGGCAAACATTGCGACGCCCGAGGTTTCGTCTTCCGTCTCATTGTCCTGGTCCTCGACATCATCTGCATCATCGGTCGCGTCAGACACGTTCGCCTCCGCTGCGTTGGGGTCGTTGTTTCGGGTTCGGGAAGTAATGGAATCTGTTGGGCGAGACATCGTTAACGTGCGTTACTCTGATGCCGATGGGAGCGAGCATGGCAAGAAGCTTGCTTAACGCTGCGGTATCTGTCGAGGTCTCACGCCACACGAGGCATGTGCCCGACGAGACGGACACTGGCCGTGCGTTCGAGCGTTTCGGCGATCAGAACGAGAGCAGCCTGCGATCCGCCTGTCTTCCGAATGCAGCAGGGCACTCCGCTCGAGGACACGAATGACCAGCATCAGATTGAAGACTGTGCTGCTCGTGGAAGACAACGAAGACAACAGGATCGTGTACTCCACGATTCTGCAGCACTTCGGCTATCGAGTCACCGAGGCGTTGAACGGCGAGGAAGGCATCGCCAAGGCGCGCACGGAGCAGCCCGATCTGATCTTGATGGACATTTCGATTCCGGTGATCGACGGCTGGGAAGCCACGCAGGTGCTCAAGCGTGATCCGAAAACGCGTCGCATTCCGATCATCGCGCTCACCGCGCACGCGCTGGCGTCGGATCGCGAGAAAGCCATGGAAGTCGGATGCGACAGTTATCTCGCGAAGCCGTGCGAACCCAAGACGGTCGTGAGCGAGGTGGAGCGATTCATTGGCCGAGGCGATGGACGGTGAAGTTCGGCGCGCACCGCGGGTCCTGATTGTCGATGACAGCGAGGACAGCCGCGAGGTGTTGCGTGTCCGGTTCGATGCGACCGGGTACGTCACGGAGTGCGCGTGTGATGGCGCGGAGGCGCTGAAGATCGTCGCCGATTCTCCGCCCGACGTCATCGTGCTCGACGTGATGATGCCACGGGTGGATGGCAACGAAGTCGCGCGCCGCATCAAGGCCGATCCGTCGCTGCCGTTCATTCCGATCATCATGCAAACGGCGCTCGACGAGGTCGAGCAAAAGGTTCGCGGCTTGAGCGCGGGCGCCGATGACTACGTCACCAAGCCCGTCGAGTTTGCAGAGCTCGAGGCGCGCGTGCGATCGATGCTCCGCATCAAGGCGCTGCAGGATGCGCTGCAGCGCCGCGAGTCCGAGCTCGAGCGCGCAAACGCGAAGCTCCTCGAGCTCGCGGTGTCGGATCCGCTGACGGGACTCGACAATCGCCGCCGGTTGGACGAGCGGTTCCACGAAATGTTCGAGCACGCTGTTCGCCTAAAAGAACCGTTGGCGGTCGCGATGTTCGACCTCGATCATTTCAAGCAGGTGAACGACGACTTCGGCCACCGCGCCGGCGACGAGATGCTGCGCCAGATCGGCTCGGTGCTGCGCGCGTCGATGCGTGAGATCGACCACGTTGGGCGCTATGGCGGCGAAGAGTTTCTGGTCCTCCTCCCCGGCACCGCGCTCGACGCCGCGGTGACCTTCGCCGAGCGGGCGCGTCTCAGGGTAGCGGCGCATCGGTTCTCCTTCGAGGGACGGCCGTTCCAAGCCACGATCAGCTGCGGCGTTGCGGCCTGGCCGGACCAGCGGCTGGTGAATCGCGACGAATTGCTGCAAGCCGCCGACGACGCACTGTATGTGGCCAAGCGAACGGGACGCGACCGCGTCGTCCGATACGCCAGCGCCGAGTTCACCGCGAACGTCAGGAAATCTCATGATCAGCATGGCAGTGGAGCGCCCGCGGGAGGAGCAACCGTCGGGTAACGGTGACACGATCGCCACGCTTCGCGCGCGCATCTCCGAGCTCGAGCGCGAACGCGATCACCTCGTGGCCGTCGTCGACATCCTCACCGAAATCTCGTCTTCGCTGCATTTCGTCGACATCCTGCAGACCATCGCCAAGAAGTTAGGCGACACGTTCGGCCTCGACCGCTGCTCGATCTATCTGTTGGGCGAGCAGCGCGATGTCCGCCTCATGGCGACGTACGAAGCGCCGGCAATGAACAACCTCATCGTCGACCTCGACCGGTATCCCGAGCTCAAGCGCGCCTTCGAGAGCGGCGAGACGGTCTTCATTCCCGACGCCGCCGCCGACCCGATGCTCCAGCAGATGCAGCCGGTGCTCGCGCTGCGAAACGTCCGCTCGATCGTGGTGGTGCCGATCCGGTGGCGCGGCACCGTGATCGGCGCGATTTTCCTGCGCACCGAGCGCGAGGGCGCGCCGTTCTCCGACCGCGACATCCGCTTCTGCCAGGTGGTCGCCGCCCTGACCGCCAATGCGCTGCGCAACGCGCACCGCTACGAAGCTCTCCAGCGCGGGCAGAAAGAAGCCCAACGCAATGGCCGCCAGGGCGAGCTCCAGCGCATCGCGCTCATCGCATTCGTACGCCGCCTGCTCGACCGCTACACGAACACCGAAGACCACATGTGGGCCGAAACGCTCCTGGCAACGTCGGCGGATGAGGAGCTGGAGAGGCTGGTGTCGGTGACGCTCGAGGTAGTCGGAGAAGAAGCGAAGAGCTGATCCGCCGGGCGCGCTGCGCGCGCCGCCCGAACATCATATTTTTCGTTCGTGACGTCCCCGAACGATCGTTCCCCAGACTGCCGGCAGCTCGAGACGAGGGCGCGAGATCTTCGCGCGCGGCTCGAACGCGCCAACCACTGCTACTACGTGCTCGACGCACCCGAGATTTCGGATCGCGAATACGATCTGATGATGCGGGAGCTGCGCGACATCGAAGACCAGTGTCCCGACCTCCGCACGCCGGACTCGCCGACGCAGCGTGTCGGCGCGGCGGTGCAGAGCGGTCTCGCCAAGGTCGATCACCTGGTGCCGATGCTCTCGCTCGCCAATGCATTCGACGACGACGAGCTCCGCGACTGGGAAGTTCGCGCGGTGCGCATCGCCGGCGCCGAGGTCCGCGACTCCGGCTACACGGCGGAGCTCAAGATCGACGGCAACGCCGTCAATCTCACGTACGAACGCGGCGTGCTCGTGCGCGGCGCGACGCGGGGCGACGGGACCGAAGGCGAAGACGTCACCATCAACTTGCGCACCATCCACGACATTCCGCTCCGGCTGCACACGCCTAACGCACCGGACCTCATCGAAGTCCGCGGCGAGTGCTACATGACGTTCGACGGATTCGAGAAGCTCAACGACCGCCGGCGGCAAGACGGGGAGAAAGTCTTCGCCAATCCGCGCAACTCGGCCGCGGGATCGCTGAGGCAGTTGGACCCCGCGATCACCGCGAAGCGCCGCCTGCGGTTCTTCGGCTACGCCGTGGCGCCCGGGCCCGGCGTGCGCCTGCCCTTCACCACGCAGTGGGCGCTGCTCGACACGCTCGAGAGCTGGGGCTTCCCCGTCGAGCCGCACCGGCGGCATTGCCAGACGCTCGAAGAGGTCGTGACGTTCGTCCAGGAAGTCGAGCACACGCTGCGCGCCAAGCTGGCGTTCGGCATCGACGGCGTCGTGGTGAAAGTCGATGCGCTGAACGTCCAGGACGAGTTAGGCGACGTGGGACGGGAGCCGCGTTGGGCTATCGCGCGCAAGTTCGCGCCCGACATCGAAGTCACGCGTCTCGAGGACATCCGGGTGAACGTCGGCCGCACCGGCGCGCTCAATCCCTACGCCATGCTCGAGCCGGTGGAGATCAGCGGCGTCATCGTGAAGCTCGCCACGCTGCACAACGAGGCGCTCGTGCGGCAGAAGGACCTGCGCATCGGCGATTGGGTGCAGGTCAAGCGCGCCGGCGAGGTGATACCGCAGGTGATCGGACCCATTCCCGAGCGCCGCGACGGAACCGAGCGCGAATGGCACATGCCGGATCGCTGCCCCGTGTGCAACACACCCGTCGAGCGCGACGCGGATCAAGCCGCGGTGTACTGTCCTAACGTTGCCTGTCCCGGACGGCAGCTCGAGGGCCTCGTGCACTTCGTGTCTGGCGGCGCAATGGACATTCGCGGGCTGTCGTACGCACGAATTCGCCAGCTCATCGATGCGGGCCTGGTGCACGACTTCGCCGACATCTTCTCGCTCACCGTCGAGCCGTTGGTGCGGCTCGAGCGCTTCGCCGAGAAGAGCGCCGAGAATCTCGTGGCGGCAATCGACGCGTCGAAGCGACAGCCGCTCTCGCGGCTCCTCAACGGACTCGGGATCCTGCACGTGGGCGAGATGGCTGCCCAGGTCCTCGCGCGGCACTTTCGCACGCTCGATGCTCTCGCGCGTGCCACCGAAGAACAGATCACATCCGTGCGCGGTGTGGGCGACATCATCGGGCGATCCGTGGCGGCGTACTTCGCCAACGACACCACCAGAGCGTTGATCGAGAAGCTGCGCGAACGAGGAGTGAATTTCGAGGAACCGGCCGGCAAGCACGCAGGCAATGGCGCCGGTAGCCTCACGGGCAAGACAGTCGTCATCACCGGTACGCTGCCCACGCTCTCCCGTAAGGCGGCTACCGAGTTGGTCCAGAACGCCGGCGGACACGTCACGTCGTCCGTGTCCAAGAGCACCAGCTTCGTCGTAGTCGGCACGGATGCGGGGAGCAAGCTGGATCGCGCGCGCGAGCTCGGCGTCGAGATCATTGATGAAACGGAGCTCTTGCGCCGAGCAGGAGCCGAGCCTAAAAACCAGTAGCGCGGCGCGACAGGCGCCGACTCGTCCAACACACGAGGCAGTCATGGCCGACACGATCAACCTCGCCGATCACGCACTGGTGGCTGTGAGCCGTCCCGCCATACACGCGCTGCGCGCCGCCCTCCTGCGCGACGTCGGGCCGGCGTCGGCGGCGGCGCTGCAGGAAGCGGGATACGCCGGCGGCGCCACAGTGTTCGAAGCGTTTCGCGCCTGGCTGCACGAGCGGGGTGACGGCGCTCCGGAAGATCTCGACTTCGAAACCTTCCAACGGCGCGCGTCCGAGTATTTCCGGCTCGCCGGTTGGGGCACGTTGGAGATCGGCTCGCTGCGGGACGCGGTGGCGACCGTCGACACCGATGACTGGGGCGAAGCGAATCCCGACGAGCACCTGGATCAACCCGGCTGCCACTTCACGACCGGAATGCTCGCCGATTTCTTCGGGCGCTTCTCCGATGTGCCGCTCGCAGTGCTCGAGGTAGAATGCCGCTCCGCCGGCCACGAGCGGTGTCGCTTTCTTCTCGGGAACGGCGACGTCATGCGGTTCCTGTATGACCGGATGGAGCAGGGCGACACGTACGACGCCGTTGTCTCCGCGGTCGAGTAGCCGCGCCTTCGTTAGGCGCGCCTAACCAACGATCAGGAGACGGACGACAGCAGGTCTTCGTCCCATGGGAGCACGATCGTGCTCTCCGTTTCCAGCGCCGAGAAGTCGGGCTCGTACGGCCCGGTGCGGAATCCCACCGCCGTGCGCACATCGGCGGCCCCCGCATTCACCAGCGCGGCCACGGCCATACGCATCGTCTCGCCCGTGTCGCAGGTCTCGTCCACGAGCAGCACGCGACGGTTGCGAACCTCGGGCGGCGCAACGCCCAGAATGGCCGGCGTCTCGCGCACCGATTGGGCGTGATAGCGGCGGCTCACCACAATCGAGTGGAACTCGCGACCGAGGATCGCCGCGATCACCGCGCCCGGAATGACGCCGGCAGTGGCGATGCCGACGACGATCTCGGGATCGTACGTCCGGGCCACCTTGAGCGCGAGTGCGCGAGACAGCTCGCCGAAGAGCGGCCAGTCCACCTCGAAGACGCCGCGCGTTCGGTCCGCGGGCTTACGTCGTGGCGCCACGTGTCCTCCAGGTTGGCGGCCGACTTCGACTCAGCGCGAAAGCTACCGTCGCACGCTCGCGGCCGACAGCGCGGTTGCCGCCCCGCGTGGGCCTGCATAAGTTTGCCCTCGACAGGTACGCCGAGTGCGCATTCCTGCACCGCGCCACCGTGGTGCGCCTTCCCACCCAAGTTCTCGACTCTAGACGCATCGCATGTCCTGGTGGAGCCGCTTGACGGGTGGTGGAACGGCGCACACGCCGCGCCCACAACGTCTCGACTACTTGAGCGAAGCGCTGGCGCTGGAGCGCCAGGGTGACTACGACGCCGCGCTCACGTCGTACCGGCTCGCACTGCGCGATCAGCCCAACGATCAGCGCATCCTCCAGAACATGGCGATCGCGTATTCGCGAACCGGACGACTGGACGACGCCATCCGCTGCTATCGCCGGGCACTCGAAATCGACCCGCAGTTGAGCGGCGCGCACTATGGCCTGGCGTATCTGCTGCTCAAGCGCGGCGACGGCCAAGGCGCCCAACGCCACCTGACGGCCTTTCTGGAGCATCCGCCGTCCACGGTCGAGGCGGAACGGTGGGTCCAGCATGCGCGGCAGACCATCGAGCAGATCAAGGCAGGCGGCGGGGCGGACTCCGTCCCCGGCACGGAATAGCGAGTGGGAACCGTCCTCGCCGTCGTGAGCCAGAAAGGCGGTGTCGGTAAGACGACCACCGCAGTGAATCTCGCCGCCGCGTTCGCTCGGCGCGGTATGAAAACGCTCCTCGTCGACGTGGACCCTCAGGGCGCAGTGCGCTACGGCGTGGGGCTGCGCGCGGACCATGTCACCGTTGGAATTTCCGATTATCTATCGGGAGAGAAGACGCTGCGCGACATCATTTTGCCGACGGCGTTACCATGGCTTCGCGTGATTCTGGCCGGGACCGTCAGCGCGGCCACGAATCACGTCGCGTACCAGCACCGGATGGAGGAGTCCACGTTGCTTCCCGACTTGTTGGCCATGGCGCGGCAGCGCACGGACATCGTCGTGGTCGACACGCCGCCGGGACTGGGCCCGACGGTCGAGCGGGTGCTCTCGGCCTCGCAGCACGTGATCGTGCCGCTGCAGGCCGAGCCGCTGGCGCTCCAGACGACGCCGCAGATTCTGCGCGGCATCCAGGACATCGTGATGACTAACGACGAGCTGACGCTCGACGGACTCGTCCTCACGATGTACGACGAAACGAGTGAAACCAGCGTGCGCGTGTCGGAATACGTGCGGCGCCACCTGCCGCGCAACATGGTGTTCGACCTGGTGATACCGCGGAGCACGGCGGCGGCCGATGCATTCGCGGCGGGCCAGCCGGTGGTATTGCGGTCGCCGGCCGACGCGGCGGCGCAGGCGTACGTGAACCTCGCCACCGAGCTTGCATCACGGTTCGAGTGATGCGGCCCTCCCTCCGGGCGGCGTCGCTCGCGCTGTCGGTCGCCGCGGTGGCCGCGGCGTGCAACGAGGTCGGGACCAACGCCAACGCGCCGGTCGCGATCCAGCTCGATGCGCCCGCGTCGCCGTCCGTCCTGCTCGGCGATACGCTGCGCGACAGTCTGGGGCAGGTCGCGCCGCTGCACGTCGTGGTCTTCAACTTCAAGAACGACAGCATCCCCGGCATCCCGGTGTCGTTCCTGGCCGTCGACTCGACGCACGCGGTGACCGTCGACCCAGCGTTAGGCATCGTGGTCGGACACGCGCTCATTCCGCGCGTGCTCGTGGTCGCGACGGCGGCCGGCCTGCAGTCGATTGCCGACACGATCGCCGTGGTCGACACGCCATCCGTGATGCTGGCCGAAGATTCATCGCGGGACAGCGTCGACTACAGTTTTGCCAACGGACTGCGCGATACGACCATCACCCTCCGCGTGCGCCTGCTGCACCTGCCGGACTCGGTGCCCGTGCCCACGTACGCGGTCCACTACACGATCGTACACCCGTCGCCCTACGACAACACGGATTCGACCAATGCGCAGCTCGTGAAACTCGGCGGAGCGGTCGGACAGCTGGTGGACACGACGGACGTGAACGGCAGCACCAACCTCGGCTTGCGCATCACGCCGTTCACGCACGCGTTCAACGACTCGATCGTCGTACAGGTGAGCGCATCGGCGCCGGGCGGCCTCCCGACGGGCAGTCCGATCACGTACGTTAGGCGCATCAACATCCACTGAGCGCGCAGCGCGGCAGGAACGCGCCGCGCCGAGCGAGGCCTCCATGACGCTGACTGCCGAGTCGAACACGTCGACGGAACGCGATCCGCGACTGTCGCCGACGACGCTCACGCGCCTCTTCTTCGACGCCGTCGAAGGGTACGATCGGCCGAACGCACTGCAGGTGAAGTCGGGTGGCGCGTACCAGCCGATCTCGCACCGCACGCTGGCAACGCGGGTTCGTCACGCCGCGTTCGGGCTCCGCGCGCTCGGCATTCCGGACGGCTCGGCCATTGCCATCCTGTCCGAGAATCGCCCGGAGTGGGCGATCGCCGACTACGGCTGTCTCACCGCGCGCTACATCGACGTGCCGATCTACCCGACCCTCCCGGCCGAGCAGGTCGAGTACATCCTCGAGGACTCCGAGACCGTCGCGATTTTCGTCTCGACACGCGAGCAGGCGCAGAAGATCGCGGCCATTCGCGCATCGCTGCCCAAGCTCAAGTGGGTGATTGCGTTCGACGACCTGGATGGCGGCGGCGTGGATTTCGCGCTCACCGCGCTCGAAGCGCGCGGCGCGGCCAGCGAGACGCCGGACGCCGGCGCGCGCTATCGGACAGAAGCATTGGCCGTCCCGCCGGACCAGGTGGCGACGATCATTTATACGTCGGGCACGACCGGTGAGCCGAAAGGAGCGATGCTCACGCACGGGAATCTCGCGTCCAACGTGGCCGCGGTGGCCAAAGTCATCCCGATAACCGGAGACGATGTATCGCTGAGCTTCCTACCGCTCTCGCACGTGCTGCAGCGGCACTTCGACTATCTCATGTTCGCGACCGGCGTGTCGATCGCGTACGTGGAGTCGATGGACACCGTGACCGTGAACATGACGGAAATCCGCCCAACGCTGGTGGTGGCGGTCCCGCGCGTGTACGAGAAGATCTATGCGCGGGTGCTGGAGAACGCGCTGGCGAGCGGCGCGATCAAGAAGCGCATCTTTTTCTGGGCGCGCGCCGTCGGCGAACGATGGGCGGACGCTCGCCTGTCCGGTCGTGCGCCCAACCCGCTGCTCGCGGCCCAGTATGCGGTCGCGCGGCGGCTCGTGTTCTCGAAACTGCGCGATCGCGTGGGCGGGCGGTTGCGCTATTTCGTGTCGGGCGGCGCGCCGCTGGCGCCGGCGATCAACAAGTTCTTCTATGCCGCCGGGCTGGTGATTCTGGAAGGCTACGGCCTAACGGAAACGTCGCCGGTGATCGCGGTGAACACGCCGGACCGCTATCGCATCGGCACGGTGGGGCCGCCGATCGCCGGCGTCGAGGTGACGATCGCGCCGGACGGCGAGATCATCGTGCGCGGACCGAACGTGATGAAAGGCTACTTCCACAAGCCGGAGGCGACGCGTGATGCGATCGATGCCGATGGCTGGTTCCACACCGGCGACATCGGGGTGCTGGAAGACGGGTTCCTGCGCATCACGGATCGCAAGAAGGACATCATCGTGACCGCGGGGGGAAAGAACATCGCGCCGCAGCCGATCGAAAACCACATCCGGATGAACAAGTACGTGTCGCAGGCGGTGATGATCGGCGACCAACGCAAATTTCCGATCGTGCTCGTGGTGCCCAACTTCGAGCAGCTCGAGCGCTGGGCGAAGCTCAAGAATCTGCTCTACGCGGACCGCAGGCAGCTCCTCGCCCAACCGATGGTCAAGGCGAAGATGGAAAAAGAAGTGTTGGGCAAGCTCGCGGGGCTGGCGCACTTCGAGACGCCGAAGAAGATGGCGTTGTTGGACCGCGACTTCACCGTCGATTCCGGCGAGCTGACGCCGACGCTCAAGGTGCGCCGCCGGGTGATCGACACGAAGTACAAAGCGGTGATCGACCAGCTCTATGCCGGCGGCGAGGCGGCGCGCCGAGGCTAACGCAGTGGCCGGGGCGCCCGCGCGAGGGTGGTGAGGTCGTGCTTCTCGCCCAACCGATCGTGGGCATCGTGCGCGCGCTCGACGATGCCGTGGGGGAGCGGGCTCGCGGTGGGCAGCAGCAGGCGCCCGGAGGGCCTGAGCGCGGCGACGGTGGACGCGAGAAAGTGTTCGGTCGCATGCGCCGCATCGACCGCCATCGCGCGCACTGATTCGGGACGGAGCGGCAGCGCGTCGGGCGCGCGCGCGATCGAGACGCCGGCGCCGCTCGAGACAACGCCTAACGGATCCACCGCCAGCACATGGACGCGCTCGGCGAGCGCGGCCACGTC from Gemmatimonadaceae bacterium includes these protein-coding regions:
- a CDS encoding ABC transporter permease gives rise to the protein MSLTHDLRFGLRKLMRMPGYTAIAIATIGIAIGATTAIFSIVDNVLLRPLPFVDPSRLMFIESTSPDGKPMNMSPPDLDDYRAQSHSFIAMSPVVGGGSATLGRPGLPALRLNRARVGANFFSLLGVGFERGRGFVAGEDSAQATKVAVLSDLAWRRWFGSNPSIIGTSIRLNDTPYRVVGIAPPRFSYPADPDVWVPAVWRDFERGDQAHGLHEMSAIGRLRPGVTVAAAQRDLQAIAERIAHDFPGQDAKIGAYVSPLRDELVGDVRPALWSLFGAVALVLLIACANIANLSLVRGASRSTEIAVRTALGASRWRLIRQLLTESLLISVGGAVIGTLLAAWAVDLVVSFGPHGLPRLTEIAVNGRILLFAALLAIATGVLFGLVPALHATRGDVTPALRDGQRGSSHGGTARTRSLVIVIEMALAMVLLVGAGLLIRSFERLTHVDPGFRADQLYVFDIALTGKRYDDSPPTIAYTRDVLQRLAALPGTEQVAVAAGRPLDPDPTYSVSTSFTLDGEPKPEPGREPESAVIPVSPSYFRTVGLGLVRGRVFTEPENRLDAPPVVVVNEALAKRYFPGQDPIGKHITFGVSYTPRSNDTTTVTVRGEIVGIVHDAKQESLAETPAPATYVPYNTFPLGVTFLVRSHAPKAAVEAAIAAQVRAVDPNVAMYELGSMSDAMAASTSQPLFYTVLLGAFALLALLLATLGIYGVIAFLVTERTRELGIRIALGATSAAIERLVVSRGLLLTLGGIAFGLLGAIGATRGIRSLLYDVTPLDVPTFAAVAVVLGAVAAAASWIPARRASRIDPAIAMKAE
- a CDS encoding thymidine phosphorylase → MLVTRLIERKRDGGRLEPSEWSALIRSYVAGDVPDYQMAAMLMAVYVHGLDRTETAALTDAMRRSGAQLSLAHLAAARVDKHSTGGVGDKTSLILAPLVSSLGVAVPMMTGRGLGHTGGTLDKLESIPGMRTDIALADARAQLERIGCVMMGQSAEVVPADRGMYALRNATATSESVPLIASSIMSKKLAEDLTGLVLDITRGSGSLVPDLDAALELAGTMVSLGESRGCTVVALLTAMDRPLGRAVGNALEMEEAIHALQGDGPSDLMAVTFALGAEMLQLGGVAADGDDARRRMERAISSGEAARRLQEVIEAQGGNPGVVDDPAVLPQAGACELFEASRRGFVARVDPRPIGRALIALGGGRERPDDPLDPGVGFVITAKPGDWVERGEPIATIFARDDAGIEVGRAALRTAIGIADEADHPLPLVSHRVTIDGVTRTA
- a CDS encoding YtxH domain-containing protein, which codes for MSDATDDADDVEDQDNETEDETSGVAMFAGGLMLGLVLGAGCALLMAPRAGDETRRFLRRRARRLGEHVSDRVEDLRDDIRRSARKGEKKLRQSLNLS
- a CDS encoding response regulator, which translates into the protein MTSIRLKTVLLVEDNEDNRIVYSTILQHFGYRVTEALNGEEGIAKARTEQPDLILMDISIPVIDGWEATQVLKRDPKTRRIPIIALTAHALASDREKAMEVGCDSYLAKPCEPKTVVSEVERFIGRGDGR
- a CDS encoding diguanylate cyclase, which gives rise to MDGEVRRAPRVLIVDDSEDSREVLRVRFDATGYVTECACDGAEALKIVADSPPDVIVLDVMMPRVDGNEVARRIKADPSLPFIPIIMQTALDEVEQKVRGLSAGADDYVTKPVEFAELEARVRSMLRIKALQDALQRRESELERANAKLLELAVSDPLTGLDNRRRLDERFHEMFEHAVRLKEPLAVAMFDLDHFKQVNDDFGHRAGDEMLRQIGSVLRASMREIDHVGRYGGEEFLVLLPGTALDAAVTFAERARLRVAAHRFSFEGRPFQATISCGVAAWPDQRLVNRDELLQAADDALYVAKRTGRDRVVRYASAEFTANVRKSHDQHGSGAPAGGATVG